A single genomic interval of Bradyrhizobium sp. sBnM-33 harbors:
- a CDS encoding GAF domain-containing protein, with translation MKTFIRVVELWVPDRTRTRLEFGGCLCSDEYSEFRAVSENALFAYDEGLPGKAWACGHPVILSKFANSYFKRTDEALEAGLTCGVALPVFAGEFLMAVMVLFCGDDGEHVGAIELWNNDPEKSHEMGLVDGYYGTADMFEFNSRHTKFPRGFGLPGRAWKAGMPLIIKDLHNARSFLRWEEASEIGINCGVGIPYTTPPDQTWVMTFLSAQATPIARRFEIWVPDPSRTELVFQSGDCSKNADLASLYASKTIRKGEGSIGGAWATGMPAINGHLMVDESIAAQLARAAGMNQIVVLPVIENALLKAVLAWYL, from the coding sequence ATGAAGACATTCATTCGCGTGGTTGAATTGTGGGTGCCCGACCGAACCCGCACCCGTCTGGAATTCGGTGGCTGTCTTTGCAGCGACGAGTATTCGGAGTTCAGGGCTGTTAGCGAGAACGCGCTGTTCGCCTATGACGAAGGGCTCCCCGGCAAGGCCTGGGCCTGCGGCCATCCGGTCATCCTCTCGAAATTCGCAAACTCCTATTTCAAGCGCACGGACGAGGCGCTCGAAGCCGGATTGACCTGCGGCGTGGCGCTGCCGGTCTTTGCCGGTGAGTTCCTGATGGCGGTGATGGTCCTGTTCTGCGGCGACGACGGAGAGCACGTCGGCGCCATCGAGCTCTGGAACAACGATCCCGAGAAGTCCCACGAAATGGGACTGGTCGACGGCTACTACGGCACCGCCGACATGTTCGAGTTCAATTCACGGCATACGAAATTCCCGCGAGGGTTCGGCCTGCCCGGCCGTGCCTGGAAGGCGGGCATGCCGCTCATCATCAAGGATCTGCATAATGCCAGGAGTTTCCTCCGTTGGGAGGAAGCGAGTGAAATCGGAATCAATTGTGGCGTCGGCATTCCCTACACGACCCCGCCCGATCAGACCTGGGTCATGACCTTTCTGTCCGCGCAGGCAACGCCGATCGCGAGACGCTTTGAGATCTGGGTGCCGGATCCGTCGCGAACGGAACTAGTGTTTCAGTCCGGCGATTGCAGCAAGAATGCCGATCTGGCCTCGCTCTATGCATCAAAGACGATACGCAAAGGCGAAGGCAGCATCGGCGGCGCCTGGGCGACGGGCATGCCCGCCATCAACGGACATCTGATGGTCGATGAATCAATCGCGGCGCAGCTGGCCCGCGCCGCCGGCATGAACCAGATCGTTGTGCTGCCAGTAATCGAAAACGCGCTACTCAAGGCCGTGCTCGCCTGGTATCTCTAA
- a CDS encoding epoxide hydrolase family protein produces MGTEIKPYRISVGDDVLDDLRSRLRNTRWPEAELVDDWSQGAPLKWIKGICSYWAEEYDWRGREARLNRFAQFTTEIDGLDIHFLHVRSPHPEAMPLLITHGWPGSVVEFHKVIEPLTDPTAHGGNAADAFHVVCPSLPGFGFSEKPKTTGWGVDRIASSWAVLMNRLGYGRYGAQGGDWGSAITTAIGAQDAEHCAGIHITLAMSARPNVEGQPTPEEERALKSIQYYADWDSGYSKQQSTRPQTLGYALTDSPSGQAAWILEKFLAWTDCDGHPENILGHDELLDNVMLYWVTATAASSARLYWESFGPKRRTPHKVTVPTGVAAFPKEIVTPVRKWMEASYTNIQHWSEMPKGGHFAAFEQPDLFVREVREFFRTLPKPPVS; encoded by the coding sequence ATGGGTACAGAAATAAAGCCTTATCGCATTTCGGTCGGCGATGACGTCCTTGACGATCTTAGGTCGCGGCTGCGCAACACGCGCTGGCCGGAAGCCGAACTGGTCGACGACTGGAGCCAGGGCGCACCGCTGAAATGGATCAAGGGCATTTGCAGCTACTGGGCTGAGGAGTACGATTGGCGCGGACGCGAGGCGCGGCTCAATCGTTTTGCGCAGTTCACCACCGAGATCGACGGGCTCGACATTCATTTCCTGCACGTTCGCTCGCCGCACCCGGAAGCGATGCCGTTGCTCATCACGCATGGTTGGCCGGGCTCGGTGGTCGAGTTTCACAAGGTGATCGAGCCTTTGACCGATCCGACCGCGCATGGCGGTAACGCCGCTGACGCCTTTCACGTCGTTTGCCCGTCACTGCCGGGCTTTGGCTTCTCCGAGAAGCCGAAGACAACCGGGTGGGGCGTCGATCGTATTGCATCGAGCTGGGCGGTGCTGATGAATCGCCTTGGATATGGGCGATACGGTGCGCAGGGCGGCGATTGGGGTTCGGCGATCACCACCGCGATCGGTGCACAGGACGCCGAACATTGCGCTGGCATTCATATCACGCTCGCGATGTCGGCGCGACCCAACGTGGAGGGGCAGCCCACGCCAGAGGAAGAGCGCGCGCTGAAGAGCATTCAGTATTACGCCGATTGGGATTCTGGATATTCCAAGCAGCAATCGACCCGACCGCAAACACTCGGTTACGCTTTGACGGATTCGCCAAGTGGGCAGGCTGCGTGGATTCTGGAAAAATTCTTGGCCTGGACCGATTGCGACGGACATCCCGAAAACATCCTTGGCCACGATGAACTGCTCGACAACGTCATGCTCTATTGGGTGACGGCGACTGCCGCCTCCTCAGCTCGCTTGTACTGGGAGAGTTTCGGGCCGAAGCGCCGGACGCCTCACAAGGTGACGGTGCCGACCGGTGTTGCCGCCTTTCCCAAGGAGATCGTCACGCCGGTACGAAAGTGGATGGAAGCGAGCTATACGAACATCCAGCACTGGAGCGAAATGCCGAAGGGCGGTCACTTCGCGGCTTTCGAGCAGCCGGACCTGTTCGTGCGGGAGGTACGGGAGTTCTTCAGGACATTGCCTAAACCGCCGGTTTCATAA